The following are encoded together in the Oreochromis niloticus isolate F11D_XX linkage group LG12, O_niloticus_UMD_NMBU, whole genome shotgun sequence genome:
- the ckap2l gene encoding cytoskeleton-associated protein 2-like, translating to MEEGESEPVLSRKEIRKQKLMEYLAAKGKLKLPDARSNLSGNCVSKKPVTSTQKVVAGKENKAPFDGFKRNISKGQSVTAQTSRDLEKKAFGVSNKGNILTAQQNNSRPAQPKPNRNPSLTRTYNVVSFKPHLNGAGHVNKQANGGIQTSGKAPLNTAHTVRVKSKSKFSFGPSSAVSGPTMTVSTRISLGPLVKTKTGLTPAVIQSRATKPNLTHTSVTAASTTTTNQIAKKVQSSSKSTTSVSQRFAANISSTTGAKNKVQSQNKLNSKPVLGSHSQPSKSQLSSGLKSTYTSLKCTVASFKPEGRVAAKKSSGQPANKSTKPRTEPKGKKGQPCKAAFQTFSRPANRCSSRPVGEPAVTDTGRKTKITKETAGKTENRASNAPPLKSGVKSRVAPLISQTVPPPSRTVRLTGQATNTKTPKVQSKVIPQTEGKKLTAAQVERMKKLQEWRESKGITYKRPPMQVKPQVRRTVSVPQPFWASMTEEDEAYSLICAVDRSLADCLKLLREGCRDQVKEVLSRLPAVSQKFAKYWICQVRLMEQEGNFDVLPMFEEAVRIVLEPVDELRIVVFDILKKKDEIQAKEQDKVFEHIPTPENTPDCGSNPLMTPKPVRALIYGERGNSSVVKYKITATPGGPPSQRRESVKVNGQEVRFFTPVRRSVRIERASLQYPSPLQDHDLCVNSYNDLLCEDEKERSEEQTDGEPSPSESGAPVYVYRENEALKDKVVVQLVCDDDD from the exons ATGGAAGAAGGGGAATCCGAGCCAGTGCTTTCCAGAAAAG AGATCCGTAAGCAGAAGCTAATGGAATATCTGGCAGCAAAAGGAAAGCTGAAGCTACCTGATGCAAG GTCAAACCTAAGTGGGAACTGTGTGAGTAAGAAGCCTGTGACATCTACACAAAAG gttgttgcaggaaaagaaaacaaagctccATTTGACGGATTCAAGCGTAATATCTCCAAAGGTCAAAGCGTGACAGCTCAGACCAGTCGAGACCTTGAAAAGAAAGCATTTGGTGTCAGTAACAAAGGAAATATACTGACAGCACAGCAGAACAACAGTCGTCCAGCACAGCCAAAACCTAATCGAAACCCTTCGCTCACCAGAACATACAATGTTGTGTCCTTCAAACCTCACCTGAATGGAGCCGGCCATGTCAACAAGCAGGCAAATGGAGGAATTCAAACTTCAGGCAAAGCCCCTTTAAATACAGCTCATACAGTCAGAGTCAAATCAAAAAGCAAATTCAGCTTTGGTCCGAGTTCTGCCGTATCAGGTCCAACGATGACGGTCAGTACCAGGATTAGTCTTGGCCCCCttgtcaaaacaaaaacaggacttACTCCCGCAGTGATCCAGTCAAGAGCCACAAAGCCAAACCTAACGCATACctctgtcactgcagccagtACCACTACCACAAATCAAATTGCTAAGAAGGTGCAATCCAGCAGCAAGTCAACAACGTCTGTTTCGCAGAGGTTTGCTGCAAATATTTCTTCAACCACGGGAGCTAAGAATAAGGTTCAGAGTCAAAACAAACTTAACTCTAAACCTGTTCTGGGTAGTCATTCACAACCATCTAAAAGTCAGTTATCAAGTGGACTGAAATCAACATACACATCTCTCAAGTGCACGGTTGCATCGTTTAAGCCAGAGGGAAGAGTAGCAGCAAAAAAATCAAGTGGTCAGCCTGCAAACAAGTCCACAAAGCCAAGAACTGAACCTAAAGGGAAGAAGGGCCAGCCATGCAAAGCTGCCTTCCAAACATTCTCGAGGCCGGCTAACAGATGCAGCTCTCGACCTGTTGGTGAGCCTGCTGTGACTGACACGGGAAGGAAAACCAAGATTACTAAAGAGACAGCTGGCAAGACAGAAAATCGTGCTTCAAATGCTCCTCCTCTCAAATCTGGTGTAAAAAGTAGAGTCGCTCCACTGATTTCACAGACAGTCCCGCCACCTTCCAGGACCGTCCGTCTCACAGGCCAAGCCACAAACACGAAGACCCCAAAAGTCCAGAGTAAGGTCATTCCTCAGACTGAGGGAAAGAAACTGACTGCTGCCCAGGTGGAAAGAAT GAAAAAACTGCAGGAATGGCGGGAGTCCAAAGGCATTACCTACAAACGTCCTCCAATGCAAGTGAAACCTCAGGTCAGGCGCACGGTCTCTGTGCCTCAGCCTTTCTGGGCCTCCATGACTGAGGAAGATGAGGCCTACTCCCTCATCTGTGCTGTAGATAGATCCCTGGCTGACTGCCTCAAGTTACTCAGAGAG GGTTGCCGAGACCAGGTGAAGGAGGTTCTGTCCCGCCTGCCTGCCGTTTCCCAGAAATTTGCCAAATACTGGATCTGTCAAGTCCGCCTCATGGAGCAAGAAGGAAACTTCGATGTCTTACCCATGTTTGAAGAGGCTGTTCGTATTGTGTTGGAG CCAGTGGATGAGCTGCGGATCGTGGTATTTGACATTCTGAAGAAAAAGGACGAGATCCAAG CTAAAGAACAGGACAAAGTGTTCGAACATATTCCAACACCTGAAAACACTCCAGACTGTGGCAGCAATCCACTGATGACCCCCAAACCTGTCAGAGCGCTCATCTATGGGGAGAGAGGAAACTCGTCTGTGGTCAAGTACAAGATCACAGCAACCCCTGG TGGCCCTCCAAGTCAACGGAGAGAGTCAGTAAAGGTCAACGGCCAGGAGGTTCGCTTCTTCACCCCGGTTAGGCGGTCAGTGCGAATCGAGAGAGCCTCACTCCAATACCCCTCTCCCCTTCAGGACCACGACCTGTGTGTGAACTCGTACAATGACCTGCTCTGTGAGGACGAGAAAGAAAGAAGCGAAGAGCAAACGGATGGGGAACCCAGCCCGTCTGAAAGTGGTGCACCAGTGTACGTTTACAGAGAAAACGAGGCGCTCAAAGACAAAGTGGTTGTCCAGCTAGTCTGTGACGACGACGATTAG
- the LOC100707066 gene encoding interleukin-1 beta, whose translation MDFKMSYMAEEWSLKMPTGLDLEVSHHPVTMKRVVNLIIAMERLKSSNSEPVLSTEFQDESLLSIMLESIVEEHSIIERTAGPPQFTSRDEIECTVTDSQKRSLVLLHSSMELHAVMLQGGSEDRKVHLNMSTYAHPTPIAETRPVALGIKGTNLYLSCHKDDDKPTLHLEEVTDKNSLSRISAESDMVRFLFYKRDTGVSISTLMSVRYPNWYISTAQDDDQVVEVCQETAPRYRSFNIQLQS comes from the exons ATGGACTTCAAAATGAGCTACATGGCTGAGGAATGGAGCCTCAAGATGCCCACGGGACTGGACTTGGAAGTTTCACATCATCCAGTGACAATGAAGCGTGTGGTCAACCTCATCATTGCCATGGAGAGGTTAAAGAGCAGCAATTCAGAGCCAGTGCTGAGCACAGAATTCCAGGATGAAAGCCTGCTTTCCATCATGCTGGAGAGCATTGTGGAAG AGCACAGTATAATAGAGAGGACAGCTGGACCACCTCAGTTCACCAGCAGGGATGAGATTGAGTGCACTGTCACTGACAGCCAAAAGAGGAGCTTGGTTCTTCTCCACAGCAGCATGGAGCTCCATGCAGTGATGCTGCAGGGAGGCAGTGAAGACCGCAAAG TGCACCTGAACATGTCGACCTACGCGCACCCTACACCCATCGCTGAGACCAGGCCTGTCGCTCTGGGCATCAAAGGCACAAACCTCTATCTGTCTTGTCACAAGGATGACGACAAGCCAACCCTCCACCTGGAG GAGGTGACGGATAAAAACAGTCTGTCAAGGATAAGCGCTGAAAGCGACATGGTGCGATTTCTCTTCTACAAACGCGACACCGGGGTGAGCATCAGCACTCTCATGTCTGTCCGCTACCCCAACTGGTACATCAGCACAGCGCAGGACGACGACCAGGTGGTGGAAGTGTGTCAGGAGACCGCCCCACGCTACAGAAGCTTCAACATCCAGCTCCAGAGTTAA